A stretch of the Agromyces larvae genome encodes the following:
- a CDS encoding aldehyde dehydrogenase family protein produces the protein MHTYESLLAAVTTTSGETREVLDPATGERIGSVRVDGTAELDRAVERARAAQPEWAALTDDERVAVLGRVADAIEASSDALAELLSREQGKPLNGPNARFEVGACVSWLRATAATPLPVEVVVDDGENYAELHYRPIGTVGVITPWNWPMMIAIWQIAPSLRMGNTVVAKPSEYTTLSGLALAAVMNEALPEGVLEVVAGDGSLGAELVKNPAFGKIMFTGSTATGKKIMASSADNLARLTLELGGNDAGIVLPDVDPAAIAEGLFWGAFINTGQTCAAMKRLYVHDDVYDAVCEALAEVASKMPMGRGLDEQNVLGPLQNRMQWEVVNRLVEAAKSSGARVLLGGQPDSEASGHFYPTTLVADIDDANPLVQEEQFGPALPIIRYSDVEEAIRMANAVDVGLGASVWSADRAKAREIAARLEAGTVWINSHGGVHPMIPFGGVKQSGFGLEFGAEGLKSVAVPQIING, from the coding sequence ATGCACACGTACGAGAGCCTGCTCGCAGCCGTCACCACGACGTCGGGTGAGACCCGCGAGGTGCTCGACCCCGCCACCGGCGAGCGCATCGGCTCGGTACGCGTGGACGGCACCGCCGAACTCGACCGCGCCGTCGAGCGCGCGCGTGCCGCGCAGCCCGAGTGGGCGGCGCTCACCGACGACGAACGCGTCGCCGTGCTCGGCCGGGTCGCCGACGCCATCGAGGCGTCGAGCGACGCGCTCGCCGAACTGCTCTCGCGCGAGCAGGGCAAGCCGCTGAACGGGCCCAACGCGCGCTTCGAGGTCGGCGCCTGCGTGTCGTGGCTGCGCGCGACGGCCGCCACCCCGCTGCCCGTCGAGGTCGTCGTCGACGACGGCGAGAACTACGCCGAGCTGCACTACCGCCCCATCGGCACCGTCGGCGTCATCACCCCGTGGAACTGGCCCATGATGATCGCGATCTGGCAGATCGCCCCGTCGCTGCGGATGGGCAACACGGTCGTCGCCAAGCCCTCCGAGTACACGACCCTCTCGGGCCTGGCGCTCGCCGCCGTCATGAACGAGGCCCTGCCCGAGGGCGTGCTCGAGGTCGTCGCCGGCGACGGCTCGCTCGGCGCCGAACTGGTGAAGAACCCGGCGTTCGGCAAGATCATGTTCACGGGATCGACCGCGACGGGCAAGAAGATCATGGCGAGCTCGGCCGACAACCTCGCACGCCTCACGCTCGAGCTCGGCGGCAACGACGCCGGCATCGTGCTGCCCGACGTCGACCCCGCCGCGATCGCCGAAGGGCTGTTCTGGGGCGCCTTCATCAACACCGGCCAGACCTGCGCCGCCATGAAGCGCCTCTACGTGCACGACGACGTCTACGACGCGGTGTGCGAGGCGCTCGCCGAGGTCGCGTCGAAGATGCCGATGGGCCGGGGCCTCGACGAGCAGAACGTGCTCGGGCCGCTGCAGAACCGCATGCAGTGGGAGGTCGTGAACCGCCTCGTCGAAGCCGCGAAGTCGTCGGGCGCGCGGGTGCTGCTCGGCGGGCAGCCCGACTCCGAGGCATCCGGCCACTTCTACCCGACCACGCTCGTGGCCGACATCGACGACGCGAACCCGCTCGTGCAGGAGGAGCAGTTCGGGCCGGCGCTGCCGATCATCCGGTACTCCGACGTCGAGGAGGCGATCCGCATGGCGAACGCCGTCGACGTCGGCCTCGGCGCCTCGGTGTGGTCGGCCGACCGCGCCAAGGCCCGCGAGATCGCCGCGCGCCTCGAGGCCGGCACGGTCTGGATCAACTCGCACGGCGGCGTGCACCCGATGATCCCCTTCGGCGGGGTCAAGCAGTCGGGCTTCGGGCTCGAGTTCGGCGCCGAAGGGCTGAAGTCGGTCGCCGTCCCCCAGATCATCAACGGATAA
- a CDS encoding helix-turn-helix domain-containing protein — translation MHPTPTSPSTSPSAPASLEPLDFPAFRTAVSESFVPLKVTSDRPDPFSGSIRHAEADAVHFSIVSATEHAVERTPQLIAADPRRYYKLGLQLAGTGLLVQGGRETLLQPGSIAIYETDRPYSLAFDGDSRTLVVMFPSRLVDLPQQAVAELTATPLGTAGGMGGLVGAFLANLADRFDLVSGISGERIGRNAVDLVVTMLSNELAAGRVEVNPRQRLFAEITRFIDDRLRTGGLDPVSIAAAHYISPRHLHALFHENGTTVSTWVRRRRLEECRVRLADPAFAGRSISSIAADWGFADGAHFSRVFRAEFGRSPSDVRARH, via the coding sequence ATGCATCCGACGCCGACGAGCCCGAGCACGAGCCCGAGCGCTCCGGCCTCGCTCGAACCGCTCGACTTCCCCGCGTTCCGCACCGCCGTGAGCGAATCGTTCGTGCCGCTCAAGGTCACGAGCGACCGGCCCGACCCGTTCTCGGGATCCATCCGCCACGCCGAGGCCGACGCGGTGCACTTCTCGATCGTCTCGGCGACCGAGCACGCCGTCGAACGCACCCCGCAGCTCATCGCCGCCGACCCCCGCCGCTACTACAAGCTCGGCCTCCAGCTCGCCGGCACCGGCCTGCTCGTGCAAGGCGGTCGCGAGACCCTGCTGCAGCCCGGCTCGATCGCGATCTACGAGACCGACCGACCGTACTCGCTCGCCTTCGACGGCGACTCCCGCACGCTCGTCGTGATGTTCCCCTCCCGGCTCGTCGACCTGCCGCAGCAGGCCGTCGCCGAACTCACCGCCACTCCGCTGGGCACGGCCGGCGGCATGGGCGGGCTCGTCGGCGCGTTCCTCGCGAACCTCGCCGACCGCTTCGACCTCGTGTCGGGGATCTCGGGCGAGCGCATCGGCCGCAACGCCGTCGACCTCGTCGTCACCATGCTCTCGAACGAGCTCGCCGCCGGGCGCGTCGAGGTGAACCCCCGGCAACGGCTGTTCGCCGAGATCACCCGGTTCATCGACGACCGGCTGCGCACGGGCGGCCTCGACCCCGTGTCGATCGCCGCCGCGCACTACATCTCCCCCCGCCACCTGCACGCGCTCTTCCACGAGAACGGCACGACCGTGTCGACGTGGGTGCGTCGCCGGCGGCTCGAGGAGTGCCGGGTGCGCCTGGCCGATCCCGCGTTCGCCGGACGGTCGATCTCGAGCATCGCCGCCGACTGGGGTTTCGCCGACGGCGCGCACTTCAGCCGCGTCTTCCGCGCCGAGTTCGGCCGCTCCCCGAGCGACGTGCGCGCCCGGCACTGA
- a CDS encoding TetR/AcrR family transcriptional regulator codes for MSSTTPAGRRSLLEATITVVARSGLRALTYRAVAAEAGVSHGLVRHHFGSRDQLIAEALEYAVAESLRETSMTDASGRAATVAADGFASGIESLAERSTDMQAFQYELLLESRRRPELRPHVERYYETYRRATADQLAALGIDDDAFIETVWFALDGLVFRDLVLGSGPGSARVLRRIRELVAERAARSSRSSTTD; via the coding sequence GTGAGTTCCACGACGCCCGCCGGGCGCAGGTCCCTGCTCGAGGCGACGATCACGGTCGTCGCGCGGTCGGGGCTGCGCGCCCTCACCTACCGCGCGGTCGCGGCCGAGGCGGGCGTGTCGCACGGCCTCGTGCGCCACCATTTCGGCTCGCGCGATCAGCTCATCGCGGAGGCGCTCGAGTACGCGGTCGCCGAGAGCCTCCGGGAGACGAGCATGACGGATGCCTCGGGGCGGGCGGCGACCGTCGCCGCCGACGGGTTCGCGTCGGGCATCGAATCGCTCGCCGAGCGCAGCACCGACATGCAGGCGTTCCAGTACGAGCTCCTGCTCGAGTCGCGGCGCCGGCCCGAGCTCCGCCCGCACGTCGAGCGGTACTACGAGACGTATCGGCGGGCGACGGCCGATCAGCTCGCCGCGCTCGGCATCGACGACGATGCGTTCATCGAGACGGTGTGGTTCGCGCTCGACGGGCTCGTCTTCCGCGATCTCGTGCTGGGTTCGGGGCCGGGGAGCGCACGCGTGCTGCGTCGCATCCGCGAGCTGGTGGCCGAGCGGGCGGCGCGCTCGTCGCGGTCGTCGACGACCGACTGA
- a CDS encoding APC family permease → MSATTVSETPGTDTRQRRRLGVPAVTVLIIAASAPLTVIAGGATTAYSVTGSIAVPIGYIVLAVVLAIFSIGYAAMSRFITNAGAFAAYAAQGLGRPVGVGVSLIALVAYSCMQIGIWGMFGFQVSTLLAEKFGIDLPWWVGVIVFVVVVGILGVNRVDLSAKVLGVIVALEFIAVTVFDVVAFANPVEGFTADPISPASLLLPGIGAVLVFGIAAFMGFESAAIYGEEAKDPKRTVARATFAAVVIIGVFYALSSWALALAIGTDKISSGGITVEEAGPPLFFGFVAERLGLVMVDFMSLLFITSLFAALVSFHNAVARYLFSLGRDGVLPSGLASVRERSGAPWAGSIAQSISAVVVIVAFAIAGTGSELGPLFPVVTLFSWLTNTGALGLVLLMAVVSLAVIGFFRRDARDVGVGSRLIAPIIAFLALATVLVLIVANFNVLLDQAESNALTFVLPGLIVAAGIAGAVWALVLRVRRPEVYARIGRGAEQASAEHLG, encoded by the coding sequence ATGAGTGCGACCACCGTCTCGGAGACCCCGGGGACCGACACGCGGCAGCGTCGCCGCCTCGGCGTCCCGGCCGTCACCGTCCTCATCATCGCCGCCTCCGCACCGCTCACCGTCATCGCGGGCGGCGCCACCACCGCATACTCGGTGACCGGCTCGATCGCCGTGCCGATCGGCTACATCGTGCTCGCGGTCGTGCTGGCGATCTTCTCGATCGGGTACGCGGCGATGAGCCGGTTCATCACGAACGCCGGCGCATTCGCCGCCTACGCGGCGCAGGGGCTCGGCCGTCCCGTCGGCGTGGGCGTCTCGCTCATCGCGCTCGTCGCGTACAGCTGCATGCAGATCGGCATCTGGGGCATGTTCGGGTTCCAGGTCTCGACGCTGCTTGCCGAGAAGTTCGGCATCGACCTGCCGTGGTGGGTCGGGGTCATCGTGTTCGTCGTCGTGGTCGGGATCCTCGGGGTGAACCGCGTCGACCTGTCGGCGAAGGTGCTCGGGGTCATCGTCGCCCTCGAGTTCATCGCCGTCACGGTGTTCGACGTCGTCGCGTTCGCCAACCCCGTCGAGGGCTTCACCGCCGACCCCATCTCGCCCGCCTCCCTGCTGCTGCCGGGCATCGGCGCCGTGCTCGTGTTCGGCATCGCCGCGTTCATGGGCTTCGAATCGGCCGCCATCTACGGCGAGGAGGCGAAGGACCCGAAGCGCACCGTCGCGCGCGCCACGTTCGCGGCCGTCGTCATCATCGGCGTGTTCTACGCCCTCTCGTCGTGGGCGCTCGCGCTCGCGATCGGCACCGACAAGATCTCGTCGGGAGGCATCACCGTCGAAGAGGCCGGACCGCCGCTGTTCTTCGGCTTCGTCGCCGAACGGCTCGGCCTGGTGATGGTCGACTTCATGTCGCTGCTGTTCATCACGAGCCTGTTCGCCGCGCTGGTCAGCTTCCACAACGCGGTCGCCCGGTACCTGTTCTCGCTCGGCCGCGACGGCGTGCTGCCCTCGGGACTCGCGAGCGTGCGCGAGCGCAGCGGCGCGCCCTGGGCGGGCTCCATCGCCCAGAGCATCAGCGCCGTCGTCGTGATCGTCGCCTTCGCGATCGCGGGCACCGGGTCGGAGCTCGGCCCGCTGTTCCCCGTCGTCACCCTGTTCTCGTGGCTCACGAACACCGGCGCCCTCGGCCTGGTGCTGCTCATGGCCGTTGTCTCGCTCGCGGTGATCGGGTTCTTCCGGCGCGATGCGCGCGACGTCGGCGTCGGCTCGCGGCTCATCGCGCCGATCATCGCGTTCCTCGCGCTCGCGACCGTGCTCGTGCTCATCGTCGCGAACTTCAACGTGCTGCTCGACCAGGCCGAGTCGAACGCGCTGACCTTCGTGCTGCCGGGCCTCATCGTCGCAGCCGGCATCGCCGGTGCGGTGTGGGCGCTCGTCCTGCGCGTGCGGCGGCCCGAGGTGTACGCCCGCATCGGGCGCGGCGCCGAGCAGGCGTCGGCCGAGCACCTCGGCTGA
- a CDS encoding VanZ family protein — MDRLMPGLIAILFGALVLLVVFVPLVALSYRRRGGFSAARFAGWIALLFYAIGLWAYTLLPFPEPGSYTCVGAVLNPFEDVVDILRRQAAGESLLRNPALQQAALNVLLFAPLGVFARLLFGRGVVVATIAGAAVSLAIELTQLTGLWGVFSCAYRVFDTGDLVTNTAGAIIGSLLAVPVVRRVQARRRPEAAPAASGPVSAGRRLLAMLADWLSSWLLAGAAAVLVNAAVLALAGRDRLVEVGDTVSTWSAIVPIVAQLWSVLATGATLGEHATLIEAVESRRPVLWWRLVRFGAGIGGYLVLAQLPAPFGLTAFGLAVASIVVAFTSRGHRGLAQAAAGMDARGLVRSDDDTRRDATTTP; from the coding sequence ATGGACCGACTGATGCCCGGCCTCATCGCCATCCTGTTCGGGGCCCTGGTGCTGCTCGTCGTGTTCGTGCCCCTCGTCGCGCTCAGCTACCGTCGGCGAGGCGGATTCTCGGCGGCGCGGTTCGCCGGCTGGATCGCGCTGCTGTTCTACGCCATCGGGCTGTGGGCGTACACGCTCCTGCCGTTCCCCGAGCCCGGTTCGTACACCTGCGTCGGCGCGGTGCTGAACCCGTTCGAGGATGTCGTCGACATCCTGCGTCGGCAGGCCGCCGGCGAATCGCTGCTGCGCAATCCCGCGCTGCAGCAGGCGGCGCTGAACGTGCTGCTGTTCGCACCGCTCGGGGTGTTCGCCCGGCTGCTGTTCGGTCGCGGCGTCGTCGTCGCGACGATCGCGGGCGCCGCGGTCTCGCTCGCGATCGAGCTGACCCAGCTGACCGGGCTGTGGGGCGTCTTCTCGTGCGCGTACCGCGTGTTCGACACCGGCGACCTGGTGACCAACACGGCCGGCGCGATCATCGGCTCGCTGCTGGCCGTCCCGGTCGTGCGGCGCGTGCAGGCGCGTCGTCGCCCGGAGGCCGCGCCCGCCGCGTCGGGCCCCGTCTCGGCAGGCCGACGGTTGCTCGCGATGCTCGCCGACTGGTTGTCGAGCTGGCTGCTCGCCGGCGCAGCCGCCGTGCTCGTGAACGCGGCGGTGCTCGCGCTCGCCGGCCGCGACCGGCTCGTCGAGGTCGGCGACACCGTCTCGACCTGGTCGGCGATCGTGCCGATCGTCGCCCAGCTCTGGTCGGTGCTGGCCACGGGCGCGACGCTCGGCGAGCACGCGACGCTCATCGAGGCGGTCGAGTCGCGCCGACCCGTGCTGTGGTGGCGGCTGGTGCGGTTCGGCGCCGGCATCGGCGGCTACCTCGTGCTGGCGCAACTGCCCGCACCGTTCGGCCTCACCGCGTTCGGGCTCGCGGTCGCGAGCATCGTGGTCGCGTTCACGTCGCGCGGCCATCGCGGACTCGCGCAAGCGGCCGCGGGCATGGACGCGCGCGGGCTGGTGCGAAGCGACGACGACACTCGCCGCGACGCGACTACGACGCCGTGA
- a CDS encoding glyceraldehyde-3-phosphate dehydrogenase, with amino-acid sequence MSHEFDARRQAWIAREELAERMIPLIGGLYRDHGVVTSIHGRRLINRSPVDLLKAHRFARQAGDVELDPADTILVLEALRQLSPGPASIDVARLVARFRAAEAVGEASDLVAFLRSELASVLVDAPGADALGADASGEPDASGAPQAATGTDVVLYGFGRIGRLLARILIAHAGGGQGLNLRAIVVRKGSENDLQKRASLLRRDSVHGPFQGTIEVDEQRDTILANGTLIQVIYSDDPATVDYTAYGIRDAIVVDNTGRWRDEAGLAQHLRSTGVARVLLTAPGKGAIKNIVHGINHASIEPGDRILSAASCTTNAITPVLAAIDEAYGVERGHVETVHSFTNDQNLIDNFHSGDRRGRSAVLNMVITETGAAKAVSKALPQLEGKLTGSAIRVPTPDVSLAILNLRLGRPASKAELNAYLRRVSLTSPLRQQVDYIESPEVVSTDFVGSNRAGIVDGLATIADGRDVVLYVWYDNEYGYSCQVVRVIEAMAGTHPVVLPEREPVRVERAAAPVG; translated from the coding sequence GTGAGCCACGAGTTCGACGCCCGACGCCAGGCCTGGATCGCCCGAGAGGAGCTCGCCGAGCGGATGATCCCGCTCATCGGCGGCCTCTACCGCGACCACGGGGTGGTGACCTCGATCCACGGGCGCCGGCTCATCAACCGGTCGCCGGTCGACCTGCTGAAGGCGCACCGGTTCGCCCGGCAGGCCGGCGACGTCGAGCTCGACCCGGCGGACACGATCCTGGTGCTCGAGGCGCTGCGCCAGCTCTCGCCCGGCCCGGCGTCGATCGACGTCGCGCGCCTGGTCGCGCGGTTCCGCGCCGCCGAGGCGGTGGGGGAGGCATCCGACCTGGTCGCGTTCCTGCGCAGCGAGCTCGCGAGCGTCCTGGTGGATGCTCCGGGCGCGGATGCCCTGGGCGCGGATGCCTCGGGCGAACCGGATGCCTCGGGTGCGCCGCAGGCCGCGACCGGCACCGATGTCGTGCTGTACGGGTTCGGACGCATCGGGCGGCTGCTGGCCCGCATCCTGATCGCGCACGCCGGCGGCGGCCAGGGGCTCAACCTGCGTGCGATCGTGGTGCGCAAGGGCAGCGAGAACGACCTGCAGAAGCGCGCGAGCCTGCTGCGCCGCGACTCGGTGCACGGCCCGTTCCAGGGCACGATCGAGGTCGACGAGCAGCGCGACACGATCCTCGCCAACGGCACGCTCATCCAGGTGATCTACTCCGACGACCCCGCGACCGTCGACTACACCGCGTACGGCATCCGCGACGCGATCGTCGTCGACAACACGGGCCGCTGGCGCGACGAGGCCGGCCTCGCGCAGCACCTGCGGTCGACCGGGGTCGCGCGCGTGCTGCTCACCGCACCCGGCAAGGGCGCGATCAAGAACATCGTGCACGGCATCAACCACGCTTCGATCGAGCCGGGCGACCGCATCCTGTCGGCGGCGTCGTGCACGACGAACGCGATCACGCCCGTGCTCGCCGCGATCGACGAGGCGTACGGCGTCGAGCGCGGCCACGTCGAGACGGTGCACTCGTTCACCAACGACCAGAACCTCATCGACAACTTCCACTCGGGCGACCGTCGCGGCCGCTCAGCGGTGCTCAACATGGTCATCACCGAGACGGGCGCCGCGAAGGCGGTGTCGAAGGCGCTGCCGCAGCTCGAGGGCAAGCTGACCGGGTCGGCGATCCGGGTGCCGACGCCCGACGTCTCGCTCGCGATCCTGAACCTCCGGCTCGGCCGGCCGGCCTCGAAGGCCGAGCTGAACGCCTACCTGCGCCGCGTGTCGCTCACCTCGCCGCTTCGCCAGCAGGTCGACTACATCGAGTCGCCCGAGGTCGTGTCGACCGACTTCGTCGGCTCGAACCGCGCCGGCATCGTCGACGGCCTCGCCACCATCGCCGACGGCCGCGATGTCGTGCTGTACGTCTGGTACGACAACGAGTACGGCTACTCGTGCCAGGTCGTGCGCGTCATCGAGGCGATGGCGGGCACGCACCCCGTGGTGCTGCCCGAGCGCGAGCCGGTACGCGTCGAGCGCGCGGCGGCGCCCGTCGGCTGA
- a CDS encoding alkaline phosphatase family protein, protein MRSSNRSRSIAALVAAGALAFGCFSATAASATDDRSGAGGPGRHHPHASADHVVLLALDGFDIDYLDRAPMPNLAHLLKRGSLTTSTGVMTSITNPSWASIATGAWPEHHLNTAFWYDEEAGVARGSSRDIAVPTIAEAIRDQGGTVASAQWFIVQDHGTSYGDPEALYTQPGGTCERRVDDGVAVLTGKPVLSQGVEVTVPKIPDLTAVYCDTLDAIGHDGGAEDPRIPGALQMIDEQIGRLVQAAKDAGIYGRTTFVITGDHGMTTFTNGFGAEVLAAIADAGYQAEILSANQSPAADTDVVLTLGGVADVHLIGDAENDPDAAARITAAVEGLPYIHAVYDKEAQQAMHMSPKHGELLIEPAPGWSWSTPSDGVSGRHGSTTEMEVPLILAGAGVRPNAKPVAPRHIDVAPTIAALLGYDAPAAAEGRVLKEAIRVR, encoded by the coding sequence TTGCGCAGTTCGAACAGATCCAGATCCATCGCCGCGCTCGTCGCAGCCGGTGCACTCGCATTCGGATGCTTCAGCGCCACCGCCGCGAGCGCCACCGATGACCGTTCGGGCGCCGGTGGCCCTGGGCGGCACCACCCCCACGCATCCGCCGACCACGTCGTGCTCCTCGCGCTCGACGGCTTCGACATCGACTACCTGGATCGCGCACCGATGCCGAACCTCGCGCATCTGCTGAAGCGCGGCAGCCTCACGACCTCGACGGGTGTGATGACCTCGATCACCAACCCCTCGTGGGCCTCGATCGCCACAGGAGCGTGGCCCGAGCACCACCTCAACACCGCGTTCTGGTATGACGAGGAAGCCGGTGTCGCGCGCGGCTCGAGCCGGGACATCGCGGTTCCCACCATCGCGGAGGCGATTCGCGATCAGGGCGGCACGGTGGCGTCTGCGCAGTGGTTCATCGTGCAGGACCACGGGACGAGCTACGGCGATCCGGAAGCTCTGTATACGCAGCCCGGCGGCACCTGCGAGCGGCGCGTCGACGACGGCGTCGCGGTGCTGACCGGCAAGCCGGTGCTGAGCCAGGGCGTGGAGGTCACGGTACCGAAGATCCCCGACCTGACGGCGGTCTACTGCGACACGCTCGACGCGATCGGGCACGACGGCGGCGCCGAGGATCCCCGCATTCCCGGCGCGCTGCAGATGATCGACGAGCAGATCGGCCGGCTCGTGCAGGCGGCGAAGGACGCCGGGATCTACGGCCGGACCACGTTCGTGATCACCGGCGACCACGGGATGACCACGTTCACGAACGGATTCGGGGCAGAGGTGCTCGCGGCGATCGCCGACGCCGGCTACCAGGCCGAGATCCTGTCGGCGAACCAGTCGCCCGCCGCCGACACCGACGTGGTGCTCACACTGGGCGGAGTGGCCGACGTGCACCTCATCGGAGATGCCGAGAACGACCCTGATGCGGCCGCGCGCATCACTGCCGCGGTCGAAGGTCTCCCCTACATCCATGCCGTTTACGACAAGGAAGCGCAGCAGGCGATGCACATGAGCCCGAAGCACGGTGAGCTGCTCATCGAGCCGGCTCCCGGTTGGTCTTGGTCGACACCGTCCGACGGGGTCTCGGGGCGCCACGGCTCGACCACCGAGATGGAGGTGCCGCTGATCCTCGCCGGTGCCGGCGTGCGTCCGAACGCGAAGCCGGTCGCCCCCCGTCACATCGACGTCGCACCGACCATCGCGGCGCTGCTCGGCTACGACGCCCCCGCCGCCGCCGAAGGGCGAGTGCTGAAGGAGGCGATCCGGGTGCGCTGA
- a CDS encoding PQQ-binding-like beta-propeller repeat protein translates to MGAIGIGLGLTGAEWGPWPGAAVGAARADDTAPLRFAVFTDTHANLEETAMLANLTRVFAAVEAENPDFVLHCGDITDAGRESDFETYRSLIPAPLWDRIRHVPGNHEIRWDITARERYQRWFGPTSYSFDAGGVHFVALDPTQALQEPGLFSDDLAWIRDDLAAAGDTPSIMFLHYPLGDRNFFVNDADEFLRTIDPFPVRGIFAGHIHRNEVDRFNGLTQVAAVTSRQDPFYLRVTERRDASGRAFVVELITLGATDADPVAIDLLAEIPLDSATGEGIGELRPKVRSNRDVVDVTAGRARAAVRAEAQVYPQGVFGAANAGDWTPLGTRGGSWHGELDAAALAAGVHRVQVRAFDESGSFRYETATFERKSGHTSPGPWEVEIGGQLQGALAAAGDTVVAVSTSGTVAAVRIGHGRKPRTSWTAQLGPIHRGAAFSTDARTVYVPSADHTLTALGADDGRRRWRTDLARPVMSTPAVFDIGGEDRIVVAAGDRLHCLDAAGGTVWTSEVPGMAAGRATSDGFRVFMGGGDGRGHAYDLATGAHLWSILTNDRVDTYRQLIYGPWDDWTQVLPTGAVLFSTVTDAIATDPATGAELWRLAGGYLLAPGRVLDESNLLLATEWGVVELVDPATGAKRWSSQAVPRLVNTGPVPHAKSASVWLVGAGGLVVSVDAASGAVTSERQLFTANTFSQPVIVGDTFVVGAQDGVLRGIRI, encoded by the coding sequence GTGGGCGCCATCGGCATCGGCCTCGGTCTCACCGGCGCCGAGTGGGGCCCATGGCCGGGCGCGGCGGTCGGCGCCGCGCGCGCCGACGACACCGCGCCGCTGAGGTTCGCCGTCTTCACCGACACCCACGCCAACCTCGAGGAGACGGCCATGCTCGCGAACCTCACCCGCGTGTTCGCCGCCGTCGAGGCGGAGAACCCCGACTTCGTGCTGCACTGCGGCGACATCACCGACGCCGGTCGGGAATCGGACTTCGAAACGTACCGGTCGTTGATCCCGGCCCCACTGTGGGACCGCATCCGCCACGTCCCGGGTAACCACGAGATCCGATGGGACATCACCGCACGCGAGCGGTACCAGCGCTGGTTCGGCCCCACGAGCTACAGCTTCGACGCCGGCGGCGTGCACTTCGTCGCGCTCGATCCCACGCAGGCGCTGCAGGAACCCGGGCTCTTCTCCGACGACCTCGCGTGGATCCGCGACGATCTCGCCGCGGCCGGTGACACCCCCTCGATCATGTTCCTGCACTATCCGCTCGGCGACCGCAACTTCTTCGTCAACGATGCCGACGAGTTCCTGCGCACGATCGACCCCTTCCCCGTTCGCGGCATCTTCGCCGGGCACATCCACCGCAACGAGGTCGACCGGTTCAACGGCCTGACCCAGGTGGCTGCGGTCACGAGCCGGCAGGACCCCTTCTATCTCCGTGTCACCGAGCGGCGGGATGCCTCGGGCCGGGCGTTCGTCGTCGAGCTGATCACGCTCGGCGCGACCGACGCCGACCCCGTCGCGATCGACCTGCTCGCCGAGATTCCGCTCGACTCCGCCACCGGTGAGGGCATCGGCGAGCTGCGCCCGAAGGTGCGCTCGAACCGCGACGTGGTCGACGTCACCGCGGGCCGCGCCCGGGCCGCCGTGCGCGCCGAAGCGCAGGTCTACCCGCAGGGCGTGTTCGGCGCCGCGAACGCGGGCGACTGGACGCCGCTCGGCACGCGAGGCGGGTCCTGGCACGGCGAACTCGACGCCGCCGCCCTCGCCGCAGGCGTGCACCGCGTGCAGGTGCGGGCCTTCGACGAGTCGGGTTCGTTCCGGTACGAGACGGCGACGTTCGAGCGGAAATCCGGTCACACGTCACCGGGTCCATGGGAAGTCGAGATCGGCGGTCAGCTCCAGGGTGCGCTCGCGGCCGCGGGCGACACGGTGGTGGCCGTCTCGACCTCGGGCACCGTGGCGGCGGTGCGGATCGGCCACGGGCGCAAGCCGCGCACAAGCTGGACCGCGCAGCTCGGCCCCATCCACCGCGGCGCCGCGTTCTCGACCGACGCGCGCACGGTCTACGTGCCGAGCGCCGATCACACGCTCACCGCGCTCGGCGCCGACGACGGGCGTCGGCGCTGGAGGACCGACCTCGCCCGACCCGTCATGTCCACGCCGGCGGTATTCGACATCGGCGGCGAGGATCGCATCGTGGTCGCCGCGGGCGACCGGCTCCACTGTCTGGATGCCGCAGGCGGAACCGTGTGGACCTCGGAGGTGCCGGGGATGGCGGCAGGACGAGCGACGTCCGACGGATTCCGCGTGTTCATGGGCGGTGGTGATGGCCGTGGTCACGCCTACGACCTCGCGACCGGCGCCCATCTCTGGTCGATCCTCACGAACGATCGGGTCGACACGTACCGGCAGCTCATCTATGGCCCGTGGGACGACTGGACGCAGGTGCTGCCGACCGGGGCGGTGCTGTTCAGCACCGTGACCGATGCGATCGCCACGGACCCGGCGACGGGCGCCGAGCTCTGGCGGCTCGCGGGCGGCTACCTGCTCGCTCCTGGCCGGGTGCTCGACGAGTCGAACCTGCTGCTGGCGACCGAGTGGGGCGTCGTCGAGCTCGTCGACCCGGCGACCGGCGCCAAGCGCTGGAGTTCGCAGGCAGTGCCCCGCCTCGTGAACACCGGTCCCGTGCCGCATGCGAAGTCCGCATCGGTCTGGCTGGTCGGAGCGGGCGGACTCGTCGTCTCGGTCGACGCCGCGAGCGGCGCAGTCACCTCCGAGCGGCAGCTCTTCACGGCGAACACCTTCTCGCAACCCGTGATCGTCGGCGACACGTTCGTCGTCGGCGCGCAGGACGGCGTGCTGCGAGGCATCCGGATCTGA